A single region of the Opitutus sp. genome encodes:
- the aroC gene encoding chorismate synthase — MPNSFGHLFRITTWGESHGPGIGVVIDGCPPSLPITVEEIQAELDRRRPGQSDISTPRKEADVVEILSGVYEGKTTGTPIGLFVRNTDQRSSAYNEMKQAFRPSHADFTYQAKFGVRDPNGGGRSSARETIARVAAGALARKILTLAYGVETRAYVTRVHDIAVPAEALSAFPSLAEVEATAVRCPHPETAAAMIARIKDVRSHGDSVGGVIECRIRNVPTGLGEPVFDRLEADLAKAMLSLPATKGFEVGSGFDGSLLKGSEHNDLFENRDGRVRTLTNRSGGVQGGISNGEEIVFRVAFKPTATILQSQPTVDLAGQPTELMGKGRHDPCVVPRAVVIVEAMAALVLLDHAMRQNAQNRSFEFPV, encoded by the coding sequence ATGCCCAATAGTTTCGGCCATCTTTTCCGTATCACCACCTGGGGCGAAAGCCATGGTCCCGGCATCGGCGTAGTCATCGACGGCTGCCCGCCTTCGCTGCCCATCACCGTCGAGGAGATCCAGGCCGAGCTCGATCGCCGCCGCCCTGGGCAGAGCGACATCAGCACCCCGCGTAAAGAGGCCGACGTGGTTGAGATTTTGTCCGGCGTGTATGAGGGCAAAACCACCGGCACGCCGATCGGGCTTTTCGTGCGCAACACCGACCAGCGGTCCAGCGCCTACAACGAGATGAAGCAGGCGTTCCGCCCCTCGCACGCGGATTTCACTTATCAGGCCAAGTTCGGCGTGCGCGACCCCAACGGCGGTGGGCGCAGTTCGGCTCGCGAGACCATCGCCCGTGTGGCGGCTGGCGCGCTTGCCCGCAAGATCCTCACGCTGGCCTACGGCGTCGAGACCCGCGCCTATGTTACCCGCGTGCACGATATCGCGGTGCCGGCGGAAGCGTTGAGCGCGTTTCCCTCGCTGGCCGAGGTGGAGGCGACCGCAGTGCGTTGCCCGCATCCCGAGACCGCTGCGGCGATGATCGCGCGCATCAAGGACGTGCGCAGCCACGGTGACTCTGTGGGTGGCGTGATTGAATGCCGTATCCGCAATGTGCCGACGGGGCTGGGCGAGCCGGTGTTCGACCGGCTGGAGGCCGACCTCGCGAAGGCCATGTTGTCTTTGCCGGCGACCAAGGGCTTTGAGGTCGGCAGCGGTTTCGACGGCTCGCTGCTCAAGGGCTCCGAGCACAACGACCTGTTTGAAAACCGCGACGGCCGTGTGCGCACGTTGACCAACCGTTCCGGCGGCGTGCAGGGTGGCATCAGCAACGGCGAAGAGATTGTCTTCCGCGTGGCCTTTAAGCCCACCGCGACCATTTTGCAGTCTCAGCCAACCGTGGATTTGGCCGGTCAGCCGACCGAACTCATGGGTAAAGGTCGCCATGATCCCTGTGTGGTACCGCGAGCGGTGGTCATCGTCGAGGCGATGGCGGCCCTCGTCCTGCTCGACCACGCGATGCGCCAGAACGCGCAGAACCGCTCATTTGAGTTTCCAGTCTAA
- a CDS encoding class II aldolase/adducin family protein: protein MSLDALLNLSHQLGREERRLAILGEGNTSMRHDAETFTVKASGSNLATLAVAGTATCHFSKLLPLLDAESMTDIAVDEALFAGRVSTEMKKPSVEAIFHAYLLTLPGVNYVGHTHPIAVNAILCSKHARTFAARRLFPDEIVCCGVESVFVPYTDPGLKLSQAIKSAVEDYIKRLSRPPRVILLENHGLIALGATPEAVLAATLMAVKAAEIFSTAAILSGGEPQFLTAAQVERIAGRPDEHYRQKALGL from the coding sequence ATGTCCCTAGACGCCCTTCTCAATCTTTCGCATCAACTCGGCCGCGAAGAGCGCCGCCTCGCCATTCTTGGTGAGGGCAACACCTCCATGCGGCACGATGCTGAGACCTTCACGGTCAAGGCCTCCGGCTCCAATCTCGCCACCCTTGCCGTTGCCGGCACGGCCACCTGCCATTTTAGCAAACTCCTCCCGCTGCTCGACGCCGAGAGTATGACCGATATCGCGGTGGACGAAGCCCTGTTCGCTGGTCGCGTTTCCACGGAAATGAAAAAGCCCTCCGTGGAGGCCATTTTTCACGCGTACCTGCTGACCCTGCCCGGCGTGAATTACGTCGGCCACACGCATCCGATCGCGGTCAACGCGATCCTCTGCTCGAAGCACGCCCGCACCTTCGCAGCCCGCCGCTTGTTTCCCGATGAGATCGTCTGCTGCGGCGTCGAGAGCGTCTTCGTTCCCTACACCGACCCCGGCCTCAAGCTCTCCCAGGCCATCAAGTCCGCGGTCGAGGATTACATTAAACGCCTTTCCCGTCCGCCGCGCGTCATCCTCCTGGAAAACCACGGCCTTATCGCCCTGGGAGCCACGCCCGAGGCTGTGCTCGCAGCCACCCTCATGGCGGTTAAAGCGGCCGAGATTTTCTCCACCGCTGCCATCCTTTCTGGTGGCGAACCGCAATTCCTCACCGCCGCTCAGGTCGAGCGCATCGCCGGCCGCCCCGACGAGCACTACCGCCAGAAGGCCCTCGGGCTCTGA
- a CDS encoding type II/IV secretion system protein, whose translation MEPGRSTVPTLLPDSLSERISNDQRQGIAEAPRNQRIKLLASALGLDEPKTLAALAAASGLDIASNLEADPASLGLLPARLVHDYQLVPILLAADTSSELPAPSSQLRAPHNSPLHLATAWMPDDVMADWIRTFTPRPLVWHLGVPEKIHHLILLHFGVGSGSLEDGDESYVAPETLAQAESDVDADAAVVRFVTDVISQAVADEATDIHFEPQETQLTIRYRVDGILVQVPVPENLRRFQDAIISRLKIMAKLNISEKRLPQDGRINFRAGATVLDIRVATAPTIYAESVSLRLLNQKKEAYSMDRLGMSPSEQEQINNVLDYPHGIILVTGPTGSGKSTSLNAFLRKINSTDLRIITVEDPIEYEVPGVNQIQIRSEIGLTFANALRSILRQDPDVIMVGEIRDRDTADIAIRASLTGHLVFSTLHTNDAPGAITRLIDMGIEPFLVASAIELVIAQRLVRRLCHDCSRPEPIAAIKLKDTMAILGLDESEADGVTQLQSPVGCDRCRGTGYRGRIGLFEILKPTDELHDLILKRESTRTLAQCARANGMSTLGQSGWAKVKTGLTTLDEVLRVVTVVEK comes from the coding sequence TTGGAGCCTGGCCGCTCAACCGTGCCCACTCTGCTACCGGACTCCTTGTCTGAGCGTATTTCCAACGACCAACGTCAGGGCATCGCCGAGGCCCCACGCAACCAGCGCATCAAACTTCTCGCGTCCGCTCTCGGCCTCGACGAGCCCAAAACACTCGCCGCCCTCGCCGCCGCCTCCGGCCTCGACATCGCCAGCAACCTCGAAGCCGACCCCGCATCCCTCGGCCTGCTCCCCGCCCGCTTGGTCCACGACTACCAACTCGTGCCCATCCTCCTCGCCGCCGACACCAGCTCGGAGCTCCCAGCTCCGAGCTCCCAGCTCCGAGCTCCCCATAACTCGCCGCTCCACCTCGCCACCGCTTGGATGCCCGATGACGTAATGGCCGACTGGATTCGCACCTTTACCCCGCGCCCGTTGGTCTGGCACCTCGGCGTGCCGGAAAAAATCCACCACCTCATCCTCCTGCACTTCGGCGTCGGCTCCGGTAGCCTTGAAGATGGCGATGAGTCCTACGTCGCCCCCGAAACCCTCGCTCAAGCCGAGTCCGACGTGGACGCGGACGCCGCCGTGGTGCGTTTCGTCACCGACGTCATTTCCCAAGCCGTCGCCGACGAGGCGACTGACATCCACTTCGAGCCGCAGGAAACCCAGCTCACCATCCGCTACCGGGTCGACGGCATCCTCGTGCAAGTCCCCGTTCCGGAAAACCTCCGCCGCTTTCAGGACGCGATTATCTCGCGCCTGAAAATAATGGCGAAACTCAACATCTCCGAAAAACGCCTGCCTCAAGACGGGCGCATCAACTTCCGCGCCGGCGCCACCGTCCTCGACATCCGCGTGGCCACCGCGCCCACCATCTACGCCGAATCCGTCTCCCTGCGTCTGCTCAACCAAAAGAAAGAGGCCTACAGCATGGACCGCCTCGGCATGAGCCCGAGCGAGCAGGAGCAGATCAACAACGTCCTCGATTACCCCCACGGCATCATCCTCGTGACTGGCCCGACCGGCTCGGGCAAATCCACCTCGCTCAACGCCTTTCTGCGCAAGATCAACTCAACCGATCTGCGCATCATCACCGTCGAAGACCCGATCGAGTACGAAGTCCCTGGAGTTAACCAGATCCAGATCCGCTCCGAGATCGGGCTGACCTTCGCCAACGCCCTGCGCAGCATCCTGCGCCAAGACCCCGACGTGATCATGGTCGGTGAAATCCGCGACCGCGACACCGCCGATATCGCCATCCGCGCCTCGCTCACCGGCCATTTGGTGTTTTCAACGCTTCACACCAACGACGCCCCCGGCGCTATCACCCGCTTGATCGACATGGGCATCGAGCCCTTTTTGGTCGCCTCGGCAATCGAGCTGGTGATCGCCCAGCGCCTCGTGCGCCGCCTCTGCCACGACTGCTCGCGCCCCGAGCCCATTGCCGCGATCAAACTCAAGGACACGATGGCGATCCTCGGCCTGGACGAAAGTGAAGCCGACGGAGTCACGCAGTTGCAAAGCCCGGTTGGCTGCGACCGCTGTCGAGGCACGGGTTACCGCGGCCGCATTGGCCTGTTCGAAATCCTAAAGCCCACGGACGAACTCCACGACCTCATCCTCAAACGCGAAAGCACGCGCACCCTGGCCCAATGCGCCCGGGCCAACGGCATGAGCACGCTAGGCCAATCCGGCTGGGCCAAAGTCAAAACCGGCCTCACCACCCTCGACGAAGTACTACGCGTCGTCACCGTCGTAGAAAAATAA
- a CDS encoding type II secretory pathway, component PulD, with protein MRFSRPFALAGLCLTPAALIAQMPASVTTTVPAARAPEEIIDSLRLRDAPLDLVIDRLEAWTGRIVLRPQALPSTAITLNIPRPVTKAEAIQALVSVLALNNIGVVEMGEKYLKIVELANKTRTEAPELLTESTLGLPASGKVASKIFDLQNLKAQEFVPQLNSLLNVQLGGAILFNNTNAFLVTDSISNLQRVEQLLLTLDRPASTDFSPKFYPLHFAKASDLAGRVKQMLQNPAQQALGNSLSLSADDRTNQLVLIADSRQHPFFDALIAKLDVKADPNTRNEVIYLKHATADKVATLLTTIVTGQTGAAAKANGGATKSQAGFGNSSPFNPPEPAAKPAANAQPATKAPTAPSAPTGGSESDTQFSSLLTITSDERSNAVIISGTGDDIRLIRELVDKIDIVLAQVRIEVVIAEVTLSDTDKSGISKLGLTVGQSGSTIQLTKFSGSVAGWDVTNGVVNPLAFDAAMNSGSMGSKSEVKVLSAPTIVTAHNKEAQIIVGESRPIITGSTATPNSGTGGGTTTSSTVTYKDIAIDLKVTPLIGDDGSIQLTIDQQVNDILGTVPVDGNDQPVIGRRQAKSTINVNDGEMIVLGGLQRTKNEKSRGKLGFIFEIPVLSHLLGARTKTASRTELLLFIRPHVLSTAIGTAQARTEIERQTNKDQIQKHLDGTPFNPPPPPPAEKPADKPEPTAKKKKS; from the coding sequence ATGCGATTTTCCCGCCCGTTTGCCCTTGCCGGTCTGTGCCTTACCCCCGCCGCCTTGATTGCGCAGATGCCCGCTTCTGTAACCACCACGGTTCCGGCGGCCCGCGCACCAGAGGAGATCATCGACTCCCTGCGTCTGCGCGATGCGCCGCTGGATCTGGTGATCGACCGCCTGGAAGCATGGACCGGCCGCATCGTGCTACGCCCGCAAGCCCTGCCGTCCACCGCGATCACCCTCAACATCCCCCGACCCGTAACCAAGGCCGAGGCGATCCAGGCGCTCGTCTCCGTTCTCGCGCTCAACAACATCGGCGTGGTCGAGATGGGCGAAAAATACCTGAAAATCGTCGAGCTCGCCAACAAGACCCGCACCGAAGCCCCCGAGTTGTTAACCGAATCCACCCTAGGACTTCCCGCCAGCGGCAAGGTCGCCTCCAAGATTTTCGACCTCCAAAACCTCAAGGCCCAAGAGTTCGTCCCGCAGCTCAACTCCCTGCTCAACGTCCAACTCGGCGGCGCGATTCTTTTTAACAACACCAACGCGTTTCTCGTCACCGATTCCATTTCCAATCTGCAGCGCGTCGAGCAACTGCTCCTCACCCTCGACCGCCCCGCCTCCACCGATTTCTCGCCCAAGTTTTACCCCCTGCATTTTGCCAAGGCCAGCGACCTAGCCGGCCGCGTGAAGCAGATGCTGCAAAACCCCGCCCAGCAGGCCCTCGGCAACTCCCTCTCGCTCTCGGCCGACGACCGCACCAACCAACTCGTCCTCATCGCCGACTCCCGCCAGCACCCCTTTTTTGACGCGCTCATCGCCAAGCTCGACGTCAAGGCCGACCCCAACACGCGCAACGAGGTCATCTACCTCAAGCACGCCACCGCCGATAAAGTCGCCACCCTGCTGACCACCATCGTCACCGGCCAAACGGGCGCCGCCGCCAAGGCCAACGGCGGTGCAACCAAGTCGCAGGCCGGCTTCGGCAATTCCAGTCCCTTTAATCCCCCTGAGCCCGCAGCCAAGCCAGCCGCCAACGCCCAGCCCGCCACCAAGGCCCCGACTGCCCCCTCAGCACCCACCGGCGGCTCCGAGTCGGACACCCAGTTCAGCAGCTTGCTCACGATCACCTCCGACGAACGCAGCAACGCCGTCATCATCAGCGGCACCGGCGACGACATCCGCCTCATCCGCGAACTGGTGGATAAAATCGACATCGTCCTTGCCCAAGTACGCATCGAGGTGGTCATCGCTGAAGTCACCCTCTCCGACACCGACAAGAGCGGCATCAGCAAGCTTGGACTCACCGTGGGCCAATCGGGCAGCACGATACAGCTCACCAAGTTCTCCGGCAGTGTAGCCGGATGGGACGTGACAAACGGCGTCGTCAATCCCCTCGCCTTCGACGCCGCCATGAACAGCGGCAGCATGGGATCCAAGAGCGAGGTCAAGGTCCTCTCCGCTCCCACCATCGTTACCGCGCACAATAAGGAAGCGCAGATCATCGTCGGCGAGTCCCGCCCCATCATCACCGGCTCCACCGCGACGCCCAATTCCGGCACCGGCGGCGGCACCACCACCAGCTCGACGGTCACCTACAAGGACATTGCCATCGACCTCAAGGTCACCCCGCTCATCGGCGATGATGGCTCCATTCAGCTCACCATTGATCAGCAGGTAAACGACATCCTCGGCACCGTGCCCGTCGACGGCAACGACCAGCCTGTCATCGGCCGCCGCCAGGCCAAATCCACCATCAACGTGAACGACGGCGAAATGATCGTCCTCGGCGGCCTCCAGCGCACCAAAAACGAGAAATCACGCGGCAAACTCGGCTTCATTTTTGAGATCCCGGTCCTCAGCCATCTGCTCGGTGCCCGCACCAAGACCGCCTCCCGCACCGAGCTCCTACTCTTTATCCGCCCCCACGTTCTCTCCACCGCCATCGGCACCGCCCAGGCGCGCACCGAGATCGAACGCCAGACCAACAAGGACCAAATCCAAAAGCACCTCGACGGCACCCCCTTTAATCCGCCTCCGCCGCCCCCGGCTGAAAAGCCCGCCGACAAGCCCGAGCCCACGGCTAAAAAGAAGAAAAGCTAA
- a CDS encoding fucose isomerase — translation MPSVKKLPKKCVYLVANGDLRQTANEKCWPAQAAMEKQLAEVVASFGYKLVRAHPFKKDVNHGFISSQKEGMAVFAGIDPTAPLIVAECVWQYSHHLLPGLISHRGPLLNVANWSGTWPGLVGMLNLNGSLTKAGVKYSTLWSENFDDTLFLGGLQSWLKTGVAKHKITHVKSLAKVTIPAKARAVAKKIADDLRVNKSIMGVFDEGCMGMYNAIIPDELLFPLGVYKERLSQSALYYATTQISDAEALEVFNWCKKKGLKFHFGKDEATELTERQVLLQCKMYIAAVRISDEFGCETIGIQYQQGLKDLLPASDLVEGSLNSTDRPPVKRADGTVIRPDAPIPHFNEVDECAGLDGLFTDRVHQALGQPRANTLHDLRWGDWDKSGSTAEYVWVFLISGSAPADHHIDGWAGSDSHRQPGMYFKLGGGTLRGIAKTGEIIWSRFFVENGKLKLDIGRAKVISLPQAETERRWKETTFQWPIMHAVTYGVSRDQMMARHPSNHIQVAYANSAKEADLALYTKAALAAELGVEVFFAGTKADGKAF, via the coding sequence ATGCCATCCGTTAAAAAACTGCCTAAGAAGTGCGTCTATCTCGTCGCCAACGGCGATCTCCGTCAGACGGCCAACGAAAAATGCTGGCCTGCCCAGGCCGCCATGGAAAAACAGCTGGCCGAGGTTGTTGCCTCGTTTGGCTACAAGCTCGTCCGCGCCCACCCCTTCAAGAAGGATGTTAATCATGGCTTCATCTCCTCGCAGAAAGAGGGCATGGCTGTGTTCGCTGGGATTGATCCCACCGCCCCGCTCATCGTCGCCGAGTGCGTCTGGCAGTATTCGCATCACCTCCTTCCCGGTCTAATCTCGCACCGCGGGCCCTTGCTTAATGTCGCCAACTGGTCCGGCACCTGGCCTGGCCTCGTCGGCATGCTCAATCTCAACGGTTCGCTCACCAAGGCCGGCGTCAAATACTCGACACTGTGGAGCGAAAACTTCGACGATACGCTGTTCCTCGGTGGCTTGCAAAGTTGGCTGAAGACCGGTGTCGCCAAACACAAGATCACCCACGTCAAGTCGCTCGCCAAGGTCACGATTCCGGCCAAGGCCCGCGCCGTCGCCAAGAAGATCGCCGACGACCTTCGCGTGAACAAGTCAATCATGGGCGTTTTCGACGAAGGCTGTATGGGCATGTACAACGCCATCATCCCCGACGAGCTGCTGTTCCCGCTCGGCGTTTACAAGGAGCGCCTGTCCCAGTCCGCGCTCTATTACGCGACCACCCAAATCTCCGACGCCGAGGCGCTGGAAGTGTTTAATTGGTGCAAAAAGAAGGGCCTCAAATTCCACTTCGGCAAGGACGAGGCGACCGAGCTCACCGAGCGCCAGGTTCTCCTCCAGTGCAAAATGTACATCGCCGCCGTGCGCATCTCCGACGAGTTCGGCTGCGAGACGATCGGCATCCAGTATCAACAGGGCCTCAAGGACCTCTTGCCCGCCTCCGATCTGGTCGAGGGTTCGCTTAACTCCACGGATCGTCCCCCAGTCAAACGCGCTGACGGCACCGTTATCCGCCCCGATGCACCGATCCCGCATTTCAACGAAGTCGACGAGTGCGCCGGCCTCGACGGCCTGTTCACTGACCGCGTTCACCAAGCCTTGGGCCAGCCCCGCGCCAATACCCTCCACGATTTGCGTTGGGGTGATTGGGACAAGTCCGGCTCCACCGCCGAATACGTGTGGGTGTTCCTCATCTCCGGCAGCGCTCCGGCCGACCACCATATCGATGGTTGGGCAGGCTCCGACTCGCATCGCCAACCGGGCATGTATTTCAAGCTCGGCGGCGGCACCCTGCGTGGCATCGCCAAGACCGGCGAGATCATTTGGAGCCGCTTCTTTGTCGAGAACGGCAAACTCAAGCTCGATATCGGCCGAGCCAAGGTCATCAGCCTGCCGCAAGCCGAGACCGAGCGTCGTTGGAAAGAGACTACATTCCAGTGGCCCATCATGCACGCTGTCACCTATGGCGTGAGCCGCGATCAGATGATGGCACGCCACCCGAGCAATCACATCCAGGTGGCCTACGCCAACAGCGCCAAGGAGGCCGATCTCGCCCTCTACACCAAGGCTGCGCTCGCCGCCGAACTCGGTGTCGAAGTGTTCTTCGCCGGCACCAAAGCCGACGGAAAAGCGTTCTAA
- a CDS encoding type II secretion system F family protein, giving the protein MPTFTYTARDRSGQSVTDQVTAPSRKDALRLLGARGLTPVSVHENSSGKTKPTTPRSQLQAPSSTLKAQSSKPQAPSSQLKVPTSAALSRRERLPFLESLVDLTTSGLSAGESVRLLSTRIKEPRMRLLCGLLWEQLSEGAQLSRAMGTLPAVFDSSTLNLIQSGEATGNLNDVLNRLITHLQEQKELRQKILTSLAYPAFMMFVAGGVILFFMLFLLPRLQTLLKSLGGELPTSTRLLLGLSDFGLKYGIFVIAGLAFGAVAFWRWRQTEPGRLQTDAWALRMPIIGPFSVSQTVLAFSQTLSVLLENGITTSEALRMTERQIQNRVHRAAFDEATGRVLEGEALSASLARTGCFPDLVLDQLAVGENTGNLVPSLKKVAVTYQKAITAQLNAFTSIIATVVLLGVFSFVGFIAFAIVSAVFQLSSSFKM; this is encoded by the coding sequence ATGCCCACCTTCACCTACACCGCCCGCGACCGCTCCGGCCAGAGCGTCACCGATCAGGTGACTGCGCCCAGTCGCAAGGATGCCCTGCGCCTTCTCGGCGCACGCGGCCTCACCCCGGTGAGCGTGCACGAAAATTCCTCCGGTAAAACCAAGCCCACAACGCCGCGCTCTCAGCTCCAAGCTCCCAGCTCCACGCTCAAAGCTCAAAGCTCCAAGCCCCAAGCTCCCAGCTCTCAGCTGAAAGTTCCGACTTCTGCCGCGCTCAGCCGCCGCGAGCGCCTGCCGTTTCTCGAATCCCTGGTCGATCTCACCACCAGCGGACTCTCCGCAGGCGAATCCGTGCGCTTGCTGAGCACGCGCATCAAAGAGCCCCGGATGCGCCTGCTGTGCGGCCTGCTTTGGGAACAACTCAGCGAAGGCGCCCAGCTCTCCCGCGCCATGGGAACCCTGCCCGCAGTCTTCGACAGCTCGACGCTCAACCTCATCCAATCCGGCGAAGCCACGGGCAACCTCAACGACGTGCTCAACCGGCTCATCACGCATCTGCAGGAGCAGAAGGAACTGCGCCAAAAAATCCTCACCTCCCTCGCCTACCCAGCTTTCATGATGTTTGTCGCTGGCGGCGTGATCCTGTTCTTTATGCTTTTCCTGCTGCCCCGGCTGCAGACCCTGCTCAAGTCGCTCGGCGGCGAATTACCCACCTCCACCCGACTCCTGCTCGGGCTGTCCGATTTCGGCCTCAAGTACGGCATTTTTGTAATCGCCGGACTGGCCTTTGGAGCAGTGGCGTTTTGGCGCTGGCGGCAGACCGAACCCGGCCGCCTGCAAACCGACGCCTGGGCGCTGCGCATGCCGATTATCGGGCCGTTCTCCGTTTCCCAGACCGTCCTCGCCTTCAGTCAGACGCTTTCCGTGTTGTTGGAAAACGGAATCACCACCAGCGAAGCGCTGCGCATGACCGAGCGGCAGATCCAGAACCGCGTGCATCGGGCGGCCTTCGATGAAGCGACCGGGCGGGTGTTGGAAGGCGAGGCGTTGTCGGCATCGCTCGCGCGCACCGGCTGTTTTCCCGACCTCGTGCTCGACCAATTGGCGGTAGGCGAGAACACCGGCAACCTGGTGCCCAGCCTTAAAAAAGTCGCGGTCACCTACCAGAAGGCGATTACGGCGCAGTTAAACGCCTTCACCAGCATCATAGCGACGGTGGTGCTACTTGGGGTTTTTTCATTCGTCGGCTTTATCGCCTTCGCGATTGTGAGCGCGGTCTTCCAGCTCAGCTCCAGTTTTAAGATGTGA
- a CDS encoding AraC family transcriptional regulator: MDVTSHHMDNIGLPQNPPLLAAQVADSSTFFLQLAGPWRERVTVTLGGRERCRPDYTLSRTRYAYTVIELVVAGSGRCVLDGTEHRLEPGVCFASGPRTSVRIETEADAPLEKFFFALAGPGVTRALTRAGLLHGRARRVAALGDLRELAEQITREGRRHGPASTPICSRLAEVFLLKIGEAPARGASLSPNAGTEAARENFERCRSLIDTNAAAWRGLDEIAAAARLEASSVCRLFRRFLGVSPHQYLRRRKMALAAAFLLEKGARVQDVANRVGMDDPFHFSRSFRLVHGVAPSALIAARR; this comes from the coding sequence ATGGACGTTACCAGCCACCACATGGATAATATCGGCCTTCCCCAAAACCCGCCCTTGCTCGCCGCCCAAGTGGCGGACAGCAGCACCTTTTTCCTCCAACTGGCTGGCCCGTGGCGTGAACGGGTAACCGTTACGCTAGGAGGAAGGGAACGCTGCCGCCCCGACTACACCCTAAGCCGAACGCGTTACGCCTACACCGTGATCGAACTGGTGGTCGCCGGCTCCGGGCGGTGCGTGCTCGATGGCACCGAGCACCGATTGGAACCGGGCGTCTGCTTTGCGTCGGGGCCGCGCACCTCTGTCCGCATCGAAACCGAGGCCGATGCGCCCTTGGAAAAGTTTTTCTTCGCTCTAGCCGGCCCCGGAGTCACGCGAGCCCTCACCCGAGCGGGCCTTCTGCATGGACGGGCTCGGCGCGTGGCCGCACTCGGCGACCTTCGTGAACTCGCCGAGCAAATCACCCGCGAGGGACGACGCCACGGGCCTGCCTCCACCCCGATTTGCAGCCGCCTTGCTGAGGTATTCCTGTTGAAAATCGGCGAAGCGCCTGCGCGCGGAGCCAGCCTCAGCCCCAACGCCGGAACCGAGGCGGCGCGGGAAAATTTTGAACGCTGTCGTTCGCTCATCGACACGAACGCCGCCGCATGGCGCGGGCTGGACGAAATTGCCGCAGCCGCCCGCCTTGAGGCGTCAAGTGTGTGCCGGTTATTTCGCCGCTTCTTGGGTGTGAGCCCGCATCAATACCTGCGACGGCGGAAAATGGCGCTCGCTGCCGCCTTTTTACTCGAAAAGGGGGCCCGGGTTCAGGACGTCGCCAATCGCGTGGGCATGGACGACCCGTTTCATTTCTCGCGCAGTTTTAGGTTGGTCCACGGCGTGGCCCCCAGTGCGTTGATTGCGGCCCGCCGCTGA